A window of the Cutaneotrichosporon cavernicola HIS019 DNA, chromosome: 6 genome harbors these coding sequences:
- the BUD7 gene encoding uncharacterized protein (ChAPs (Chs5p-Arf1p-binding proteins)), with the protein MSELFKDIPEFVETDIGEALAARTETLASFRELGPPDLCHVVKSYGTKAAQKDIGSYHYISGAEASSSASLAAYLNSLQFHIEETPAWFGKGSGWRVRHGTYCCFNAFSRVDVRVEVRIPGGVDAYVVDLRGERHEATPEIWQETYLAALLRAIRYADDASYRLAGYRKLDPITSIEGEVRFLKAAEELFFNGWQLGSDPEVQVATVVSNHLTAGIFKYFADSFRLERAANLFEKMYGRDPEVAALLAQSYIGMNEEIKAVQVMNAALKQAPTSYPVLLAQVDLLLSKGKADWARQVAQQAVNSAPSEFMTWAKLAEAHITLGEFDKALLALNSCPMFTFNERDLHRMPTPRHSHLPTKKFIADSGLIDEESARDNEADVALLRLPAPGLRGTFSKAYELLTLLVSKIGWDELLKTRSSVFVMEEEYRAHRTGASVDVREENGHADEDASTRGLSSPRMSEDANGDAIEKPPAAQAEEESVTAESYEGSAFANKRLCDRWLDNLFLVLYEDLRVYTIWRAEVSHFQLQHMSYKKTGTEWEILGELALRLHHKDEAKDAFQRCLETKFSARALLRLLEMYAAEGDLQRTLNAAIKLTAYHHRWYMESAYPSAIAHAIYTLGLTHGLSKIEYTLLSMNLPEGIFTLMRSYLNYGKMFDVEGAEY; encoded by the exons ATGTCCGAACTGTTCAAAGACATCCCCGAGTTCGTCGAG acgGACAttggcgaggcgctcgcaGCGCGCACAGAGACCCTAG CGTCGTtccgcgagctcggtcCGCCCGACCTCTGCCACGTCGTCAAGAGCTACGGCACCAAGGCTGCGCAGAAGGACATTGGGAGTTACCACTACAT TTCGGGGGCCgaggcgagctcgtccgcaTCTCTTGCGGCATACCTCAACTCGCTCCAGTTCCACATCGAGGAGACACCCGCATGGTTCGGCAAGGGCTCGGGCTGGCGCGTCCGCCACGGCACCTACTG CTGCTTTAATGCGTTCTCGCGCGTCGATGTTCGCGTCGAGGTTAGAATCCCAGGCGGTGTCGACGCGtacgtcgtcgacctccgTGGTGAACG ACACGAAGCAACCCCCGAGATCTGGCAGGAGACGTACTTGGCCGCGCTCTTACGCGCGATCCGgtacgccgacgacgcgtcgtaCCGCCTCGCAGGGTACCGCAAGCTGGACCCGATCACGTCtatcgagggcgaggtgcgcTTCCTCAAGGCTGCGGAGGAGCTTTTCTTCAATG GATGGCAGCTGGGCTCCGATCCTGAAGTGCAGGTGGCCACGGTGGTGAGCAACCATCTGACCGCGGGGATCTTCAAGTACTTTGCCGACTCAttccgcctcgagcgcgctgcCAACCTTTTCGAGAAGATGTACGGGCGCGATCCCGAAGTCGCGGCGTTGCTCGCGCAGAGCTATATCGGAATGA acgaggagatcaaggcggTGCAAGTCATGAACGCCGCACTCAAGCAGGCACCGACGTCGTATCCcgtccttctcgcgcaGGTCGACTTGTTGCTCAGCAAGGGCAAAGCAGACTGGGCTAGACAGGTTGCGCAGCAGGCGGTCAACTCTGCCCCATCCGAGTTTATGACCTGGGCGAAGCTGGCTGAAGCACACATCACCCTCGGAGAGTTTGACAAGGCGCTGCTGGCATTAAACTCGTGCCCAATGTTCACGTTCAACGAGCGCGACTTGCACCGCATGCCAACACCGCGACACTCGCATTTACCTACGAAGAAGTTTATTGCCGACTCGGGCTtgatcgacgaggagagtgCTCGCGAcaacgaggccgacgtcgccctcctccgcctcccagCCCCAGGCTTGCGCGGAACGTTTTCCAAGGCATACGAACTGCTTACCCTCCTCGTGTCCAAGATTGGGTGGGACGAACTGCTCAAGACCAGGAGCTCGGTCTTTGtcatggaggaggagtacCGCGCCCACCGTACCGGTGCGAGTGTGGAtgtgcgcgaggagaacggACATGCAGACGAGGACGCAAGCACCCGTGGCTTGTCAAGCCCTCGGATGAGCGAGGACGCCAATGGCGATGCGATCGAGAAACCCCCGGCTGCGCaagcagaggaggagagcgtgACGGCCGAAAGCTATGAGGGATCGGCGTTTGCCAATAAGCGTCTCTGTGATCGGTGGCTCGATAACCTCTTCCTTGTCCTGTATGAGGACCTGCGCGTGTACACCATCTGGCGTGCAGAGGTGTCGCATTTCCAGCTCCAGCACATGAGCTATAAAAAGACTGGCACGGAG TGGGAGATCCTCGGCGAACTCGCACTGCGCCTACACCACAAGGACGAGGCAAAGGACGCGTTCCAGCGCTGTCTCGAGACCAAGTTTAGCGCAcgcgccctcctccgcctttTGGAAATGTACGCGGCCGAGGGAGACCTGCAGCGTACTCTCAACGCGGCGATCAAGCTCACGGCATACCACCACAGGTGGTACATGGAGAGCGCTTATCCGAGTGCGATCGCACACGCTATCTACACGCTCGGCCTCACGCACGGGCTCAGCAAGATCGAGTACACACTGCTGAGCATGAACCTGCCGGAGGGGATTTTT accCTCATGCGCTCGTACCTCAACTACGGCAAGATGTTCGACGTCGAAGGAGCAGAGTACTAA
- the MSP1 gene encoding uncharacterized protein (ATPase family associated with various cellular activities (AAA)) — translation MPSQRDVGRVVMDVAFFAASQVALYYALRYVLSSLSETQPSKKKEKGESLLSQSGLTKEQLAALDLDEYESTIAGEIIPPASIDTTFESIGGLDDIISSLRETVIYPLTYPELFAAGGSLLAAPRGVLLYGHPGCGKTMLAKALAKESGATFINLPLSSLTSKWFGESNKLVAGLFSLARKLQPSIIFIDEIDSLFRERSQADHEVTGMLKAEFMTLWDGLTSGTDRILVLGATNRPNDIDPAILRRMPKRFAIRLPNLEQRVKILNLMLSHTKLAPGFSIDELARRADGLSGSDLKETCRNAAMVPVREFMREQGGSGLEAAKRDGFKIRPLELSDFAVHDSHAYAHVDPTKKAPVPAFVESLD, via the exons ATGCCATCCCAACGCGATGTCGGACGCGTCGTCATGGACG TCGCATTCTTCGCAGCCTCCCAAGTCGCACTATACTATGCGCTGCGCTACGtgctctcctctctctctgaAACCCAGCCgagcaagaagaaggagaagggcgagagTCTCCTCTCCCAATCGGGATTGACCAAGGAACAGCTTGCCGCCTTGGATCTGGACGAGTACGAAAGCACGATTGCGGGCGAGATCATCCCCCCCGCCTCAATCGATACAACATTCGAGTCAATCGGGGGGTTGGACGACATCATCTCGTCCCTCCGCGAGACCGTCATCTACCCGCTAACCTACCCCGAGCTCTTCGCGGCCGGCGGATCCCTCCTTGCCGCTCCTAGGGGTGTGTTACTCTATGGCCACCCCGGATGCGGAAAGACAATGCTCGCCAAAGCCCTGGCAAAAGAATCTGGGGCAACGTTCATCAACCTGCCCCTCTCGTCTTTGACGAGCAAGTGGTTCGGCGAATCGaacaagctcgtcgcgggTCTCTTTTCTCTGGCTCGGAAACTGCAGCCAAGCATCATCTTTATTGATGAGATCGACTCGCTGTTTAGGGAGAGGAGCCAGGCGGACCACGAGGTCACGGGTatgctcaaggccgagttTATGACCCTTTGGGACGGGCTTACGAGCGGTACCGACCGGATTCTGGTGCTCGGCGCGACGAACCGCCCCAACGATATTGATCCGGCTATCCTCCGTCGCATGCCGAAGCGGTTCGCGATTCGGCtgcccaacctcgagcagcgcgtcAAGATCCTCAACTTG ATGCTCTCACACACAAAGCTGGCACCGGGATTCAgcatcgacgagctggcgcggcgcgcggacGGCCTGAGCGGTTCCGATCTCAAGGAGACGTGTCGGAACGCCGCCATGGTGCCGGTGCGCGAGTTTATGCGCGAGCAGGGCGGGAGTGGTCTCGAGGCAGCCAAGCGCGACGGGTTCAAGATCCGTCCGCTTGAGCTGAGCGACTTTGCCGTCCATGACAGCCATGCGTACGCGCACGTCGACCCGACCAAGAAGGCGCCTGTGCCGGCGTTTGTCGAGTCGCTCGACTAG
- the SNU13 gene encoding uncharacterized protein (Ribosomal protein L7Ae/L30e/S12e/Gadd45 family) — MSEANSKAFPLANAQLTNQILDLIQQASHYKQLKKGANEATKTLNRGIAEFIVMTADVEPIEIVLHLPLLCEDKNVPYVFLPSKTALGRACGVSRPVIAASVTTNEARELTSQIQAVKNEIEKLLI, encoded by the exons ATGTCCGAAGCGAACTCGAAGGCCTTcccgctcgccaacgcgcAGCTCACCAACCAGATCCTCGACCTGATTCAGCAGGCTTCCCACTACAAGCAGCTGAAGAAGGGTGCGAACGAGGCGACCAAGACT cttAACCGCGGTATCGCCGAGTTCATCGTCATGacggccgacgtcgagcccATCGAGATTGtgctccacctcccccttctCTGCGAGGACAAGAACGTTCCCTACGTCTTCCTTCCCTCAAAGACTGCACTTGGCCGCGCGTGTGGCGTCTCGCGTCCCGTCATCGCCGCTTCCGTCACTACCaacgaggcgcgcgagctcacTAGCCAGATCCAGGCCGTCAAGAACGAGATCGAGAAGCTGCTCATCTAG
- a CDS encoding uncharacterized protein (mfs general substrate transporter) produces the protein MTGGSFLPLPADEYDINSYDAELGAHSVQWVGTPGVKGPAWARLPLLTVGVLGTQVVWSIEMGYASPFLLELGLSKSWMSLVFVAGPLSGLIVQPLIGAYADRSRSRFGRRRPFMLVGTGVACVAMMLLAWSKEVAGFFGFGNGGAIACAVFSIYLIDFSINAVMSTDRALIVDTLPPQQQEAGNAWAGRMAGVGGVAGFFVGNVDLTTILRWLGHTQLQILSFLTSTILALAHTSTSWAVTERVLLRDDREQSRSGLMSSIRAIWQNIFTLPPGIRTVCFIQFFANLGWYPVLFWTSIWVSDIYKQRTPQGNLSAEVWQADAVRAGSRALFLQAVVTLVVSVGAPFVVAESGIRSENPYAALARGDDDRAGTPNSAQWKRQDEERARLPFLERAGASLAAVIKAVRSGSAWALPIQGLTLIRAWMIGQIIFTVCMLLTWFTTSVGGAYFVLATTGISWALAGWAPYALLGELVLVDTSNEPRSLRNEPDSEVLFTADAHHSHSCSHSRMLSHETLDDDHPHALSRLGVPATAPQPSDFDEGDTTVILRHSSESEHSAPSPGSPGAEASTADKAGLILGIHNVFIVLPQFFITAISAIIFRMMDADPVAADNDTVGGDGSSSDAVGVVFRIGGLSAAAGAYLSYRLAQRWRRGEA, from the exons ATGACTGGCGGCTCGTTCTTGCCCCTCCCAGCGGACGAGTACGATATCAACTCGTacgatgccgagcttggtgcGCACTCTGTCCAATGGGTCGGGACACCTGGCGTCAAGGGCCCGGCGTGGGCGCGGTTGCCGCTCCTCACTGTCGGCGTGCTCGGGACGCAGGTCGTGTGGTCCATTGAGATGGGCTATG CCTCACCATTCCTTCTCGAACTAGGCCTGAGCAAATCGTGGATGTCACTCGTCTTCGTCGCAGGGCCCCTCTCGGGCCTCATCGTCCAGCCTCTGATTGGGGCGTATGCCGACCGTTCGCGATCTCGCTtcggccgacgccgccccTTCATGCTCGTGGGCACGGGCGTTGCCTGTGTGGCTATGATGCTCCTGGCATGGAGCAAGGAGGTCGCCGGTTTCTTTGGGTTCGGAAACGGCGGTGCGATCGCTTGCGCCGTCTTCTCCATCTACCTCATCGACTTCAGCATCAACGCCGTGATGAGCACGGACCGTGCTCTGATCGTCGATACGCTGCCTCCACAACAGCAGGAGGCAGGAAACGCGTGGGCCGGGCGCATGGctggcgttggcggcgtcgcgggcTTCTTCGT CGGAAACGTCGACCTCACAACGATCCTGCGCTGGCTTGGACATACACAGCTCCAGATCCTCAGCTTCCTCACATCTACcatcctcgcgctcgctcaTACCTCCACCTCGTGGGCAGTCACCGAGCgggtcctcctccgcgatGA TCGCGAGCAGTCGCGGTCTGGCCTCATGTCGTCCATCCGCGCCATTTGGCAGAACATCTTCACCCTCCCGCCCGGCATCCGCACCGTGTGCTTTATCCAGTTCttcgccaacctcggctGGTATCCCGTGCTGTTCTGGACGTCCATCTGGGTGTCGGACATCTACAAGCAGCGCACGCCACAGGGCAACCTGTCTGCCGAAGTATGGCAGGCAGACGCGGTGCGCGCTGGCTCGCGAgccctcttcctccaggCCGTGGTCACCCTCGTCGTGTCCGTCGGCGCGCCTTTCGTCGTTGCTGAGTCTGGCATCCGCTCCGAGAACCCGTACGCCGCGTTGGCGcgtggcgacgacgacagaGCTGGTACGCCCAACTCGGCTCAGTGGAAGAGGCAAGACGAGGAACGCGCACGCCTGCCCTTTTTGGAGCGGGCTGGGGCGTCGCTCGCGGCTGTGATCAAGGCCGTGCGTTCCGGCTCGGCGTGGGCACTCCCAATCCAGGGCCTGACTCTCATCCGCGCCTGGATGATCGGGCAGATTATCTTCACAGTCTGCATGCTCCTTACGTGGTTCACGACCAGCGTCGGCGGGGCATACTTTGTCCTCGCGACTACGGGTATCTCATGGGCCCTTGCGGGTTGGGCACCGTATGCGCTGTTGGGCGAGCTTGTGCTTGTTGACACCTCCAACGAGCCGCGCTCTCTTCGGAATGAGCCAGACTCTGAGGTCCTATTCACCGCGGACGCCCACCATTCCCATTCGTGCTCTCACTCGCGCATGCTCTCCCACGAGACTTTAGACGACGACCACCCGCATGCCCTCTctcgcctcggcgtcccGGCCACTGCCCCACAGCCCtccgactttgacgagggcgacacGACCGTGATCCTCCGTCACTCGAGCGAGAGTGAGCACTCGGCGCCGTCTCCCGGAAGCcccggcgccgaggcgagcACTGCGGACAAGGCGGGCCTCATCCTGGGCATCCACAACGTGTTCATCGTCCTCCCACAGTTCTTCATCACGGCCATCAGCGCCATCATCTTCCGCATGATGGACGCGGATCCCGTCGCAGCAGACAATGATACTgtgggaggggatgggTCCTCGTCGGACGCGGTGGGAGTCGTGTTCCGGATCGGCGGCCTCAGtgctgccgccggcgcgtATCTTTCGTACCGCCTGGCGCAgaggtggcggcgcggcgaggcgtAG